A window from Lactobacillus intestinalis encodes these proteins:
- a CDS encoding phage antirepressor has protein sequence MNELQLFNFENQQVRTLFIEDEVFFVGKDVATILGYSNSRKALKDHVDQEDKNTVTIRDGITRGNPNQVVINESGLYSLILSSKMPNAKRFKRWVTSEVLPAINHKGIYMTDRKAYDITHDQTGATLADLLQQAADQLKAKDIQIAEMKPKALFADSVATSKSTILVGELAKILRGNGVDIGATRLFKWMRDHGYLTSRKGSDWNLPTQKSMNLRLFKIKETTINHANGTTSISKTPKVTGKGQQYFVNKFLKTKELEVF, from the coding sequence ATGAACGAATTACAATTATTTAATTTTGAAAATCAGCAAGTAAGAACTCTATTTATTGAAGATGAAGTTTTCTTTGTTGGTAAAGATGTAGCAACTATTCTTGGATATTCAAATTCAAGAAAAGCTTTGAAGGATCATGTTGATCAAGAAGATAAGAATACCGTAACGATTCGTGACGGTATTACACGAGGTAATCCTAATCAAGTAGTAATCAACGAATCAGGCCTTTACAGTTTGATCTTATCTAGCAAGATGCCTAATGCAAAAAGATTTAAACGCTGGGTAACATCAGAAGTTCTACCTGCAATTAATCATAAAGGCATTTATATGACAGATCGGAAGGCATATGACATTACTCACGATCAAACTGGTGCTACCTTAGCAGATTTGCTTCAACAAGCAGCAGATCAACTTAAAGCCAAAGATATTCAGATTGCTGAAATGAAACCAAAAGCTTTGTTTGCTGATTCAGTAGCAACAAGTAAGTCAACAATTTTAGTCGGTGAACTTGCCAAGATTCTACGGGGTAATGGTGTAGATATTGGAGCAACACGGTTGTTCAAATGGATGAGAGACCACGGTTACCTGACTAGCAGGAAAGGAAGTGATTGGAACTTACCAACGCAGAAATCAATGAATCTAAGACTTTTCAAGATTAAGGAGACGACCATTAACCACGCTAACGGCACAACTTCGATTAGTAAGACGCCAAAGGTTACTGGTAAAGGTCAACAGTATTTTGTTAACAAGTTCTTGAAGACTAAGGAATTAGAAGTGTTTTAG
- a CDS encoding helix-turn-helix domain-containing protein, whose protein sequence is MLWNRVQKELDKRHWSLFYFSQLVEIPDATLRMYKFKGSDPSFTNACKIADALGVSLDDLRGDSTLISIYYLTLI, encoded by the coding sequence ATGTTGTGGAATAGAGTACAGAAAGAATTAGATAAAAGACACTGGTCTTTATTCTATTTTTCTCAATTGGTAGAAATTCCAGATGCTACATTGAGAATGTATAAGTTTAAAGGATCAGATCCAAGTTTTACGAACGCATGTAAGATTGCTGATGCTCTAGGTGTTAGCTTAGATGATTTAAGAGGGGATTCTACACTTATAAGTATTTACTATCTAACTTTGATTTAG
- a CDS encoding helix-turn-helix domain-containing protein gives MSIVLKDNARQIAKDYLRDHGIKHQFIADKLGVTNATISSRLNGRLKFDANFAIAFSRALNITLDIFLK, from the coding sequence ATGTCGATAGTTCTAAAAGATAATGCAAGACAAATCGCCAAAGATTATCTTCGAGATCATGGCATTAAACATCAGTTTATTGCTGATAAATTGGGTGTTACTAATGCTACTATCAGCAGCAGATTAAACGGGCGACTGAAATTTGATGCAAATTTTGCTATTGCATTTTCAAGAGCTTTAAATATCACGCTAGATATTTTTTTAAAGTAA
- a CDS encoding ImmA/IrrE family metallo-endopeptidase yields MNSNWIYPVQIPFLLAHEIGHVIHENQEFYHLNSMNTAKGEAEENLFALKLLQQYCIENEIYFNNIFAFATAFGIPHDKWYILADQQVIN; encoded by the coding sequence ATGAACTCTAATTGGATTTATCCAGTTCAAATACCCTTTTTACTAGCTCATGAAATTGGCCATGTTATTCATGAAAATCAAGAATTCTACCACTTGAATTCTATGAATACTGCAAAAGGAGAAGCTGAAGAGAATTTATTTGCTCTCAAATTGCTACAGCAATATTGTATTGAGAACGAAATTTATTTTAACAATATTTTTGCTTTTGCAACGGCCTTCGGCATCCCGCATGACAAATGGTATATTCTTGCCGATCAACAAGTTATTAATTAA
- a CDS encoding helix-turn-helix domain-containing protein codes for MSTFSQRLENERNLAGWTKTYTAKQLHLPMQTYANYEYGSREPDIETITKIATLFDVTTDYLMGKTNQRKTTLDKEENSSLTWADLGMPYGGKIPDELKDTYADIAKGFFKRHPEYLNKD; via the coding sequence ATGAGCACTTTTAGTCAGAGATTAGAAAATGAACGGAATTTAGCAGGATGGACGAAAACTTATACGGCTAAACAATTACATCTCCCAATGCAAACTTATGCTAATTATGAATATGGATCTCGGGAGCCAGATATTGAAACAATTACAAAAATAGCTACTCTTTTTGATGTTACTACTGATTATTTAATGGGCAAAACAAATCAGCGCAAAACAACTTTAGACAAAGAGGAAAATAGTTCTTTAACATGGGCAGATTTAGGAATGCCCTATGGTGGAAAAATCCCAGACGAACTAAAAGACACTTATGCAGACATAGCTAAAGGATTCTTTAAGCGTCACCCTGAGTATCTAAACAAGGATTAG